From Juglans regia cultivar Chandler chromosome 6, Walnut 2.0, whole genome shotgun sequence, the proteins below share one genomic window:
- the LOC108983065 gene encoding dihydropyrimidine dehydrogenase (NADP(+)), chloroplastic-like, with protein sequence MASLSLNQIRGKNSVPDFARTRSRTTWARPSRVGFKVFASSESPGEPDLSVTVNGLSMPNPFVIGSGPPGTNYTVMKRAFDEGWGAVIAKTVSLDAAKVINVTPRYARLRAGANGSAKGQIIGWENIELISDRPLETMLKEFKQLKEEYPDRILIASIMEEYDKAAWEELIDRVEQTGIDAIEINFSCPHGMPERKMGAAVGQDCVLLEEVCGWINAKATVPVWAKMTPNITDITQPARVALTSGCEGISAINTMMSVMGINLDTLRPEPCVEGYSTPGGYSSKAVHPIALAKVMNIAKMIKSEFGDKDFSLSAIGGVEEGGDAAEFILLGADTVQVCTGVMMHGYGLVKKLCADLKDFMKAHNFSSIEDFRGTSLQYFTTHTELVQRQQEAIQQRKATRKGLKSDKDWTGDGFVKESESMVSN encoded by the exons ATGGCGTCCCTTAGTTTGAATCAGATCAGGGGCAAGAACTCGGTCCCTGACTTCGCCAGGACTCGTTCGAGGACCACCTGGGCTCGCCCGAGTAGAGTTGGGTTTAAGGTGTTTGCGTCTTCGGAGTCTCCGGGGGAGCCCGATCTTAGTGTGACTGTCAATGGCTTGAGTATGCCCAATCCCTTCGTTATTGGGTCGGGTCCTCCGGGGACTAACTACACCGTCATGAAGAGGGCCTTTGATGAGGGCTGGGGTGCTGTGATTGCCAAAACT GTGTCACTAGATGCTGCCAAAGTTATAAATGTGACTCCTCGGTATGCCCGTCTACGAGCAGGTGCAAATGGCTCTGCCAAAGGACAAATTATTGGGTGGGAGAACATAGAACTCATAAGTGATCGACCTCTTGAAACAATGTTGAAAGAATTCAAGCAATTGAAAGAAGAGTATCCAGATAGGATTCTTATTGCTTCAATTATGGAAGAGTATGACAAAGCTGCTTGGGAGGAACTCATTGACAGAGTCGAGCAAACTGGAATT GATGCCATAGAAATCAACTTCTCATGTCCCCATGGTATGCCAGAGCGCAAAATGGGTGCTGCAGTCGGGCAGGATTGTGTCCTTTTAGAAGAGGTTTGTGGATGGATAAATGCAAAAGCTACAGTTCCTGTTTGGGCCAAGATGACTCCTAACATCACCGACATAACACAG CCAGCTAGGGTGGCTCTGACATCAGGATGCGAGGGGATATCTGCTATTAACACAATGATGAGTGTAATGGGAATAAATCTCGACACCTTACGCCCAGAGCCTTGTGTTGAGGG ATACTCAACTCCTGGGGGCTACTCTTCGAAGGCAGTCCATCCCATTGCTCTTGCAAAAGTGATGAATATTGCAAAAATGATTAAGTCCGAATTTGGTGACAAGGACTTCTCGCTTTCTGCTATTGGAGGTGTTGAGGAAGGTGGTGATGCTGCGGAATTTATTCTTCTTGGAGCAGATACTGTTCAG GTCTGTACTGGGGTTATGATGCACGGGTATGGCCTTGTGAAGAAACTATGTGCTGATCTGAAGGATTTCATGAAAGCGCACAACTTCTCGTCGATAGAAGATTTCAGGGG GACTTCTCTGCAGTATTTTACGACTCATACGGAGTTGGTACAAAGGCAGCAAGAAGCAATTCAACAGAGGAAAGCTACAAGGAAAGGTTTGAAGTCTGATAAAGACTGGACAGGAGATGGCTTTGTGAAAGAGAGTGAGAGCATGGTTTCCAATTGA
- the LOC108983064 gene encoding homeobox protein knotted-1-like 1 gives MEVMSNCREKGEKEEVLGGEDEILKKRISSHPSYGQLVEAHLGCLKVGAMVKFDRNHIRDQIKQQENNSSSLGMASSSTTRSELDHFMEAYCLALRKLKEAMEEPQQTSMAFINDMHSQLQELMMTSTGHPVVSAEPATSTTTATASSSSGHDQ, from the exons ATGGAGGTCATGAGTAACTGCAGggagaaaggagagaaagaagaagtaTTAGGAGGAGAGGATGAGATCCTCAAGAAGAGAATCTCTAGCCATCCTTCTTATGGCCAGTTGGTTGAGGCTCACTTGGGCTGTTTAaag GTTGGAGCCATGGTGAAATTTGACAGAAATCACATTAGGGATCAGATCAAGCAACAAGAAAACAACTCCAGCTCCCTTGGCATGgctagtagtagtactactcgaTCTGAGCTAGATCACTTCATG GAAGCATATTGCTTAGCTTTGCGAAAGCTGAAAGAAGCAATGGAGGAACCCCAACAAACATCCATGGCTTTCATCAACGACATGCATTCACAACTTCAGGAGCTCATGATGACAAGCACTGGCCATCCTGTAGTATCTGCTGAACCTGCCaccagtactactactgctacagcttcttcttcttctggtCATGATcaatga
- the LOC109019062 gene encoding mitogen-activated protein kinase kinase 9-like encodes MAVVRDRRHLNLRLPLSELSDHRPRFPLPLPPNTTTSSATTTFSAAMSSGDLEKLQVLGHGNGGTVYKVRHKRTDDVYALKVVHGDSDPTLRRQVFREMEILRRTDSPHVVRCHGIFEKPSGDIAILLEYMNLGTLDSLLKSSHGTFSEPKLADVARQVLNGLNYLHGHKIIHRDLKPSNLLVNDKMEVKIADFGVSKIMCRTLDACNSYVGTCAYMSPERFDPDTYGGNYNGYAGDIWSLGLTLLELYLGHFPFLPPGQRPDWATLMCAICFGEPPSLPESASEVFRSFIQCCLQKESGQRWTVAQLLTHPFIRTTDPR; translated from the coding sequence ATGGCTGTAGTTCGAGACCGACGCCATCTCAACCTTCGTCTTCCCCTTTCCGAGCTCTCCGACCACCGCCCACGTTTCCCTTTACCCCTTCCTCCTAATACCACAACCAGCTCCGCCACCACGACCTTCTCTGCTGCCATGTCTTCCGGTGACCTCGAGAAGCTTCAAGTCCTTGGCCATGGCAACGGTGGCACCGTCTACAAGGTCCGCCACAAGCGTACCGATGACGTTTACGCTCTCAAGGTCGTCCACGGAGACTCCGACCCCACCCTCCGCCGTCAGGTTTTCCGGGAGATGGAGATCCTCCGCCGTACTGACTCCCCTCACGTCGTTCGATGCCACGGGATATTCGAGAAGCCGTCCGGCGACATCGCGATTCTGTTGGAGTATATGAACTTGGGCACTCTCGACTCGCTGCTCAAGAGTTCCCATGGTACTTTCTCCGAGCCCAAGCTCGCCGACGTTGCTCGCCAGGTTCTGAACGGTCTGAACTACCTCCACGGGCACAAGATCATCCACCGAGACCTTAAACCCTCCAATCTCTTGGTGAACGACAAGATGGAGGTGAAGATCGCCGATTTCGGAGTCAGCAAGATCATGTGCCGGACGCTGGACGCGTGCAACTCATACGTCGGTACCTGCGCCTACATGAGCCCCGAACGGTTCGACCCAGACACCTACGGCGGGAATTACAACGGTTACGCCGGCGACATATGGAGCTTGGGGCTAACCTTGTTGGAGCTGTACTTGGGCCATTTTCCGTTCCTGCCGCCTGGTCAGAGACCCGACTGGGCGACCCTGATGTGCGCAATCTGTTTCGGCGAGCCACCGAGCTTGCCGGAGAGCGCGTCGGAGGTTTTCCGTAGCTTTATTCAGTGTTGCTTGCAGAAGGAGTCCGGGCAGAGGTGGACGGTGGCACAACTTTTGACCCACCCGTTTATACGTACTACAGATCCGAGATGA